A genomic window from Camelina sativa cultivar DH55 chromosome 2, Cs, whole genome shotgun sequence includes:
- the LOC104717463 gene encoding putative lipid-binding protein AIR1, whose protein sequence is MALRNSLAIFLVLNILFFALTEATRSGCPPSFSNKPKPTPSSPPAIETCPKDALKLGVCVQALNLVNVTLGAPPVKPCCSLIDGLVDLEAAVCLCTALKASILGININLPINLSLLLNVCSRKAPRGFQCP, encoded by the coding sequence ATGGCTCTTAGAAACTCTCTCGCCATTTTCCTTGTCctgaacatcctcttcttcgcCTTAACCGAAGCCACCCGCTCCGGTTGTCCACCATCATTTTCTAACAAACCGAAGCCAACCCCAAGCAGCCCTCCTGCCATCGAGACATGCCCAAAAGATGCTTTGAAGCTCGGTGTTTGTGTTCAGGCGCTCAACCTGGTGAATGTGACATTAGGTGCTCCTCCGGTTAAGCCGTGTTGCAGCCTCATTGACGGTTTGGTTGATCTTGAAGCAGCAGTGTGTCTTTGTACCGCGCTTAAAGCCAGCATTCTCGGCATCAACATTAACCTTCCAATCAACCTCAGCTTGCTCCTCAATGTTTGCAGCAGAAAGGCTCCACGTGGCTTCCAATGCccttaa
- the LOC104748333 gene encoding mitogen-activated protein kinase kinase 7-like, with translation MKILVDKSVEITSNKRKRVVAAPPSNQSPSESSLQIISRRTFEAAVYKLSKSFEVVASPTCVIASPQTCSDQFGSSVVVISREAFEASVSARPKTNKSPDGSQWIHCHSLGEGAHGFVYLAKRNTDVDNDGLPLKMAIKCSSITFSSTLIEEEQILTSLSSPYVISCYGSRITMTKSRPHGSDYNLILEYCSGGSIADFLKFRGKGMVESDVQLFSTDILKGISYIHSMTIIHCDIKPGNILLKPQVTRSMPNGFEPKIADFGLALRKTSVEYGDGSGHKRGTLLYMSPEVLREGVLDYAADIWSFGCTVL, from the coding sequence ATGAAAATCTTGGTAGATAAGTCCGTGGAGATCACATCTAACAAAAGGAAACGAGTTGTTGCCGCACCACCAAGTAATCAGAGTCCAAGTGAAAGCAGCCTACAGATCATTAGTCGAAGAACATTTGAAGCTGCGGTTTACAAACTATCGAAGAGTTTTGAAGTTGTTGCTTCTCCAACATGTGTCATTGCTTCACCGCAAACATGTTCTGATCAATTTGGTAGCAGCGTAGTGGTTATAAGTCGTGAAGCATTTGAAGCCTCTGTCTCCGCACgtccaaaaacaaacaaatctccaGATGGTTCTCAATGGATTCATTGTCACTCTCTTGGCGAAGGTGCTCATGGCTTTGTTTATTTAGCCAAGCGAAACACCGATGTTGACAATGATGGTTTGCCATTAAAGATGGCAATCAAATGCTCATCCATTACATTTTCATCAACCCTTATTGAAGAGGAACAAATCCTCACAAGCCTTTCTTCTCCATATGTTATTTCATGCTATGGTAGCAGAATAACAATGACAAAAAGTCGACCACACGGCAGCGACTACAATTTGATTCTTGAATACTGTTCTGGGGGAAGTATTGCAGACTTTCTCAAATTTCGAGGAAAGGGGATGGTGGAGAGCGATGTTCAGCTTTTTTCTACAGATATCCTCAAAGGTATCAGCTATATACACTCAATGACGATTATTCACTGTGATATTAAGCCAGGTAATATTTTACTTAAACCTCAAGTAACTCGTTCTATGCCTAATGGTTTTGAACCAAAGATTGCCGATTTTGGGTTAGCATTAAGAAAAACTTCAGTTGAGTATGGAGATGGTAGTGGTCATAAAAGAGGAACATTATTGTACATGTCTCCTGAAGTTTTAAGAGAAGGTGTTTTGGATTATGCTGCTGATATATGGTCGTTTGGATGCACTGTGTTATAG
- the LOC104717470 gene encoding uncharacterized protein LOC104717470, with protein MNHTEEEHGGGGGGCYDYELDQLFLVHSDITSLLHQIDELVVQTMKRSSKTVTKQGTREVESFRSVLSDMLSTLKPWFPRLQEVITESELVSKDQEEQLLMSTSSVRSSKEEEEEEDLFDVESPEPTQFEPLVSPSPLVNWRGGDHNADKGRQLFLLTPLPLGKSEFLKHQKNASKLTAKRIFPTAVANQSLQVSKETSDDALGGELMKTAGLGNSSPVLRRKIQSELLMSPCLKMSPPKSCTLFRPIPESSPPGKQGACKSTCSELGASTSNGSQSSGSSGIDVAEDLCLKYPELLGIQHAPITRKTDLESSPVWWFSPPKTCVFVKPVNEKKLIDGTGVSGMVSSFDFPNINPEAKHTTEGSMSMVVESTPVFKEPESVMTKNRTRAGESTLKKELWTRFEEASIQDEDIHFNSMPTTTVRGTKKKGFMERLEEASDNEEVHDSIL; from the exons ATGAATCATACAGAAGAAGAAcatggaggtggtggtggtggttgttaTGATTATGAGTTGGATCAACTCTTCCTTGTACATTCTGATATTACATCTCTTCTCCATCAG ATTGATGAGCTTGTTGTGCAAACCATGAAGCGTAGTAGTAAGACTGTGACCAAACAAGGGACTAGAGAAGTTGAGTCTTTCAGATCTGTCTTGTCTGATATGCTATCCACACTAAAG CCATGGTTTCCTCGATTGCAAGAAGTGATAACGGAATCTGAATTGGTTTCAAAGGATCAGGAGGAACAGCTTTTGATGAGCACTAGCAGTGTCCGatcaagtaaagaagaagaagaagaagaagatttgtttgatgttgagaGCCCTGAGCCTACTCAGTTTGAGCCTTTAgtctctccttctcctcttgTGAATTGGCGTGGTGGTGATCATAACGCTGACAAGGGTAGACAACTCTTTCTTTTGACACCATTACCGTTAGGGAAATCTGAATTCCTTAAACATCAGAAGAATGCGTCAAAGCTTACGGCTAAAAGGATTTTCCCAACTGCTGTTGCAAATCAATCGCTTCAAGTTTCTAAAGAAACAAGTGATGATGCTTTAGGAGGTGAGTTGATGAAAACTGCAGGACTTGGTAACTCTTCACCAGTACTCAGGAGAAAAATTCAGTCCGAGCTTCTAATGTCCCCTTGCTTGAAGATGTCGCCTCCAAAATCTTGTACACTGTTTAGACCGATTCCTGAATCTTCTCCACCGGGAAAGCAAGGTGCTTGTAAGTCCACTTGCTCTGAACTGGGAGCTAGCACTTCTAATGGTTCACAAAGCTCTGGATCTTCTGGTATAGATGTAGCAGAGGATCTCTGTTTAAAGTATCCAGAGCTTTTGGGAATACAACATGCTCCaataacaagaaaaacagaTCTTGAATCCTCTCCGGTTTGGTGGTTTTCTCCTCCTAAAACATGTGTTTTTGTGAAGCCTGTGAATGAGAAGAAACTAATTGATGGAACTGGTGTTTCCGGAATGGTATCATCATTTGATTTTCCAAACATTAATCCAGAAGCAAAACACACTACAG AGGGAAGCATGTCAATGGTGGTTGAGAGTACACCAGTGTTTAAAGAACCAGAGAGCGTAATGACGAAAAATAGGACAAGAGCGGGTGAGAGTACTCTGAAGAAAGAGCTATGGACAAGATTTGAAGAAGCATCAATTCAAGATGAAGATATACATTTCAACTCGATGCCAACAACAACAGTTAGAGGAACTAAGAAGAAAGGGTTCATGGAAAGGTTAGAGGAAGCGAGTGACAATGAGGAAGTTCATGACTCAATTTTATGA
- the LOC104717480 gene encoding putative lipid-binding protein AIR1B, whose protein sequence is MAPKTSTTLALFLVSNILFLNLVTPVSADNTCPRDALKLSTCANVLNLINLNLGAPVMRPCCSILFGLIDLDVALCFCTALKLSILGITIDTPIHLNLALDACGRTLPDGFRCPT, encoded by the coding sequence ATGGCTCCAAAGACCTCAACTACCCTTGCTTTATTCCTTGTGAGCAATATTCTCTTCCTCAACCTCGTTACCCCGGTTTCCGCAGACAACACTTGCCCAAGAGACGCGCTCAAACTTTCGACATGCGCAAATGTTCTCAACCTCATCAACTTGAATCTCGGTGCACCAGTTATGAGACCTTGTTGCTCTATTCTATTTGGTCTAATTGATCTTGATGTTGCACTTTGCTTTTGCACTGCACTTAAGCTTAGCATTCTTGGCATCACCATCGACACTCCTATTCACCTTAACTTGGCCCTTGACGCCTGTGGACGAACCCTTCCCGATGGATTCCGTTGCCCAACATAG
- the LOC104717488 gene encoding lipid transfer protein EARLI 1-like, which translates to MASKISSSLIIFLTFNILFFTLTTACGGGCSPVPKPKPKPKPTPSHSSSGSCPRDTLKLGVCANVLKDLLKIELGKPPVKPCCSLLNGLVDLEAAACLCTALKANVLGIKLNVPVSLSLLLNVCGKKVPSGFVCA; encoded by the coding sequence ATGGCTTCAAAAATCTCATCCTCCCTTATCATTTTCCTCACATTCAACATCCTCTTTTTCACGTTGACCACCGCGTGTGGTGGTGGCTGCAGTCCAGTCCCTAAACCCAAGCCTAAGCCAAAGCCTACTCCGAGCCATTCCTCCAGCGGTAGCTGCCCAAGGGACACTCTCAAGCTCGGTGTTTGTGCCAATGTCCTCAAGGATCTTCTCAAAATCGAGTTAGGCAAACCACCAGTCAAGCCTTGCTGCTCGCTCCTCAACGGTTTGGTTGATCTTGAGGCCGCAGCTTGTCTCTGCACTGCCCTAAAGGCTAATGTTTTAGGCATTAAGCTTAATGTTCCCGTCTCTCTCAGCCTTCTTCTCAATGTGTGTGGCAAGAAGGTCCCTTCTGGATTCGTATGTGCTTAA
- the LOC104717498 gene encoding lipid transfer protein EARLI 1-like, which yields MASKISASLVIFLTFNILFFTLTNACGGGCSPVPKPKPKPKPTPSHSSTGSCPRDTLKLGVCANLLKDLLKIELGTPPVKPCCSLLNGLVDLEAAACLCTALKANVIGIKLNVPVSLSLLLNVCGRKVPSGFVCA from the coding sequence ATGGCTTCAAAAATCTCAGCATCCCTTGTCATTTTCCTCACATTCAACATCCTATTCTTCACGTTGACCAATGCGTGTGGTGGTGGCTGCAGTCCAGTCCCTAAACCCAAGCCTAAGCCAAAGCCTACTCCGAGCCATTCCTCCACCGGAAGCTGCCCAAGAGACACTCTCAAACTCGGTGTTTGCGCCAATCTCCTCAAGGATCTTCTCAAAATCGAGTTGGGCACACCACCAGTCAAGCCTTGCTGTTCGCTCCTCAACGGTTTGGTTGATCTTGAGGCTGCAGCTTGTCTCTGCACTGCCCTAAAGGCTAATGTTATAGGCATTAAGCTTAATGTTCCAGTTTCTCTAAGCCTTCTTCTCAATGTGTGTGGCAGGAAGGTCCCTTCTGGATTTGTATGTGCTTGA